One Paenibacillus sp. FSL H7-0737 DNA segment encodes these proteins:
- a CDS encoding GNAT family N-acetyltransferase, translating into MSEAVAIPKIEGENIHLRGVGESDLEAYYEFLLDDEMGRLTGSQGEISREQTSAWIRKISVPAEDRVDLMIIVKETDELIGEVVLNEIDPDNRSANIRIGIRSHEHRGKGYGTEAMTQMLRYGFEALKLHRIHLGVYPFNPRAIHVYEKLGFKHDGVERDALYVDGEFHNMILMSMLEDEYRALYN; encoded by the coding sequence ATGTCAGAAGCAGTTGCAATACCTAAGATCGAAGGCGAAAATATTCATCTGCGTGGTGTAGGAGAGTCCGATCTGGAGGCCTATTACGAATTTTTACTTGATGATGAGATGGGTCGTCTAACAGGGTCGCAAGGGGAAATCTCTCGCGAGCAAACTTCGGCATGGATTCGAAAGATTAGTGTTCCAGCTGAGGATCGTGTGGATCTTATGATTATCGTCAAGGAAACGGATGAGCTTATTGGAGAAGTGGTTTTGAACGAAATAGATCCGGACAACCGTAGCGCAAATATTCGAATTGGGATTCGTAGTCATGAACATAGAGGGAAGGGTTACGGTACTGAGGCTATGACTCAAATGCTGCGATATGGCTTTGAAGCCTTGAAGCTGCATCGTATCCATCTGGGTGTATATCCTTTTAATCCAAGAGCCATTCATGTCTATGAGAAGCTTGGTTTCAAGCACGATGGTGTAGAGAGGGATGCTCTTTATGTAGACGGAGAATTTCATAACATGATTCTGATGTCTATGCTGGAGGATGAATATCGGGCTTTGTACAATTAA
- a CDS encoding manganese catalase family protein, which yields MFKRMDEIMIEIPEVEKPDPNAAAAIQELLGGKFGEMSTLNNYLYQSFNFRSKDKLKPFYDLVMSITAEELGHVELVSHAINKCLRGSTSYKEPDSTPLGSVKDARLSYHFLAGAQGAMPFDSTGNPWTGANVFNSGNLVEDLLHNFFLECGARTHKMKVYEMTDHPAARAVVGFLLVRGGVHVVAYAKAIEIATGVNVTKLVPVPSLNNKSFSEAKKYEEKGVHTKLYTWSDSDFGAIDQIWKGTHPEDNLPLEVIKGAPKGFPIPVAPAVEEEFAPGISPEDFKEIAKRLKMAGNITE from the coding sequence ATGTTCAAACGTATGGATGAGATCATGATCGAAATTCCTGAAGTTGAGAAGCCAGATCCCAATGCTGCTGCCGCTATACAAGAACTGCTTGGCGGAAAGTTCGGAGAAATGTCGACCCTTAACAATTATCTCTATCAATCCTTTAATTTCCGTTCAAAAGACAAACTGAAACCCTTTTATGATTTGGTGATGAGTATAACAGCGGAAGAGCTAGGCCATGTGGAGCTAGTTTCGCATGCCATCAACAAATGCCTTCGAGGGTCAACTAGTTATAAAGAGCCAGATTCCACCCCTCTAGGGTCCGTAAAAGATGCGCGTTTATCCTATCACTTTCTGGCGGGGGCTCAAGGTGCTATGCCTTTTGATTCAACGGGGAATCCATGGACCGGAGCAAATGTATTTAATAGCGGCAACCTAGTGGAAGATCTGCTACATAACTTCTTCCTCGAATGTGGAGCCAGAACACATAAAATGAAAGTTTACGAAATGACGGACCATCCAGCTGCACGCGCTGTAGTCGGATTTCTCTTAGTGCGCGGTGGTGTCCATGTGGTCGCTTATGCCAAAGCCATCGAAATCGCAACAGGTGTTAATGTAACGAAACTCGTGCCGGTTCCTTCGTTAAATAACAAATCGTTTAGTGAAGCGAAGAAATATGAGGAGAAGGGTGTGCATACAAAGCTGTACACCTGGAGTGACAGTGACTTCGGCGCCATCGATCAGATTTGGAAGGGAACCCACCCAGAGGATAACCTCCCGCTTGAAGTCATTAAGGGAGCACCTAAAGGCTTCCCGATCCCCGTAGCTCCTGCTGTCGAAGAGGAGTTCGCCCCAGGAATCTCCCCCGAAGACTTTAAAGAAATTGCCAAACGTCTCAAAATGGCTGGAAATATTACCGAATAA
- a CDS encoding glycoside hydrolase family 130 protein, giving the protein MSSLFHERKQQLTERYEALITRKNEKLPYGNGIYDRYAYPLLTAEHAPLIWRYDFNPDTNPYFAERIGVNGVFNPGAIALNDKFYLVARVEGNDRKSFFAVAESDNGVDGFRFWDHPVVLPETEVPDINVYDMRLVSHEDGWIYGLFCTERKDSDAPHGDLSSAVAQCGIVRTKDLKTWERLADLKTGSAQQRNVVLHPEFVDGKYAFYTRPQDGFIDAGSGGGIGWGLSDTIEDAVITSETIMDERHYHTIKEVKNGQGPAPIKTPKGWLHIAHGVRNTAAGLRYVLYAFLSGLEEPNKVTHSPGGHFIAPDGEERVGDVSNVVFCNGVIARDNGEIYIYYASSDTRIHVATTTVDQMLDYVLNTPEDPLRSYACVEQRIALIDRNLAL; this is encoded by the coding sequence ATGTCATCGTTATTTCATGAACGCAAACAACAATTAACAGAACGTTATGAAGCGCTGATCACCCGTAAAAATGAAAAGCTTCCTTATGGAAACGGTATTTATGACCGTTATGCTTATCCACTGCTTACCGCTGAGCACGCTCCTCTAATCTGGCGTTACGACTTCAACCCTGACACCAATCCTTACTTCGCTGAAAGAATCGGCGTCAACGGCGTTTTCAACCCGGGTGCCATTGCACTGAACGACAAATTCTATCTCGTTGCTCGTGTTGAGGGCAATGACCGCAAATCTTTTTTTGCTGTAGCAGAAAGCGACAATGGCGTAGACGGCTTCCGCTTCTGGGATCATCCAGTCGTGTTGCCTGAGACAGAAGTTCCGGATATCAACGTTTACGACATGCGCTTAGTAAGTCATGAAGATGGCTGGATCTATGGCCTCTTTTGTACAGAACGCAAAGATTCAGACGCCCCACACGGTGACCTTTCCAGTGCAGTAGCACAATGTGGTATAGTTCGCACAAAGGATCTGAAGACCTGGGAACGTCTGGCCGATCTTAAGACAGGTTCTGCTCAACAGCGCAATGTCGTGCTCCACCCTGAATTTGTGGATGGAAAATACGCCTTCTACACTCGCCCACAGGATGGCTTTATTGATGCAGGCTCCGGTGGCGGTATTGGCTGGGGACTCTCGGATACGATTGAGGATGCCGTGATTACAAGTGAGACAATCATGGATGAGCGCCACTACCATACCATCAAGGAAGTTAAGAATGGCCAAGGTCCAGCTCCAATCAAAACACCAAAAGGCTGGTTGCATATCGCACACGGTGTGCGAAACACTGCCGCTGGGCTTAGATACGTCCTCTATGCCTTTTTATCTGGTCTGGAGGAGCCAAACAAAGTCACACATTCACCAGGTGGTCATTTCATCGCACCAGACGGTGAAGAACGTGTCGGTGATGTCTCCAACGTTGTATTCTGTAACGGTGTAATTGCACGCGATAACGGTGAGATCTATATCTACTACGCTTCCTCCGACACCCGCATCCATGTAGCAACAACTACGGTTGATCAAATGTTAGATTACGTACTGAACACACCAGAAGATCCACTCCGCTCTTATGCTTGTGTAGAGCAACGTATCGCCCTCATCGATCGTAATTTAGCGCTGTAA